Proteins found in one Aspergillus puulaauensis MK2 DNA, chromosome 8, nearly complete sequence genomic segment:
- a CDS encoding MFS transporter (COG:G;~EggNog:ENOG410PUJS;~InterPro:IPR020846,IPR011701,IPR036259;~PFAM:PF07690;~TransMembrane:9 (o25-43i84-107o113-134i187-213o233-254i275-295o301-325i337-357o369-390i);~go_function: GO:0022857 - transmembrane transporter activity [Evidence IEA];~go_process: GO:0055085 - transmembrane transport [Evidence IEA]), which produces MYVLGYAVGPVLLAPLSEYYGRQPVYLISWFLVCLFQLPLALAPNIGTMIICRLLAGLAGGAPLTNTGGTVSDLWERNASGLPMAVYGLSSTFGPPMALVVTGYIGLDLGFRWIFWILMIITGFFWVLLAITVPETRHSIILQRKAARARKKMRHEGLASASTTADLHVSQRQSLHQLFRITLSRPFYFLFTEPITLFSALYNGFLYGLVYLFNEAFPLVFGSPNGHGFNVGQQGLAFLGLAIGPLLAFSLSPLQERYYLRRVAQNNGKSVPEARMWMARAGALLIPISLFWFGWTSYKSVHWIVPIVASSFFGAGLYIVILSILNYVVDGYQTYSASALAGVILMRNLVGAGFPLFATQMYTTLGYEWASSLLGFLAILLVPIPFVFFYKGEAIRLRSPWAREHFDSEEDATH; this is translated from the coding sequence ATGTACGTGCTGGGATACGCTGTCGGGCCTGTGCTGCTGGCTCCCCTGTCCGAATACTACGGCCGCCAGCCTGTATATCTGATTTCGTGGTTCCTCGTCTGTCTGTTCCAGCTGCCACTCGCCCTGGCGCCCAATATCGGCACCATGATCATCTGTCGACTGCTGGCAGGGCTAGCAGGTGGCGCACCCTTGACCAACACCGGAGGCACCGTGAGTGATCTGTGGGAGCGCAATGCCAGCGGACTCCCCATGGCCGTCTACGGACTCAGCAGCACATTTGGGCCCCCGATGGCGCTCGTCGTGACCGGCTATATCGGACTCGACCTGGGATTccgctggatcttctggatccTCATGATCATCaccggcttcttctgggtgCTACTCGCCATCACCGTCCCAGAAACCCGGCACAGCATCATCCTCCAGCGCAAGGCCGCGCgagccaggaagaagatgcgcCATGAAGGACTCGCATCGGCCTCGACAACAGCAGACCTGCACGTCTCGCAGCGCCAGAGCCTGCACCAGCTCTTCCGCATCACCCTGTCCCGCCCATTCTACTTCCTCTTCACAGAGCCCATCACCCTCTTCTCAGCCCTGTACAACGGCTTCCTATACGGCCTGGTCTACCTCTTCAACGAAGCCTTCCCGCTCGTCTTCGGCTCCCCCAACGGCCACGGCTTCAACGTCGGCCAGCAAggcctcgccttcctcggtCTCGCCATCGGGcctctcctcgccttctccctctcccccctccAAGAGCGATACTACCTCCGCCGCGTCGCCCAAAACAACGGAAAATCCGTCCCAGAAGCACGCATGTGGATGGCCCGCGCCGgcgccctcctcatcccaaTCAGCCTGTTCTGGTTCGGCTGGACAAGCTACAAATCCGTGCACTGGATCGTGCCCATCGtcgcatcctccttcttcggcgcaggCCTGtacatcgtcatcctcagtATCCTGAACTACGTCGTGGACGGGTATCAAACGTACTCAGCCTCCGCGCTGGCGGGGGTGATCCTAATGCGGAatctcgtcggcgccgggTTCCCGCTCTTCGCGACACAGATGTATACCACGCTAGGCTATGAATGGGCCAGCAGTCTCTTGGGGTTTCTGGCGATTCTCCTCGTGCCGATTCCGTTTGTGTTCTTTTATAAGGGCGAGGCGATTCGGTTGAGGAGTCCGTGGGCCCGTGAGCATTTTGATTCTGAGGAGGATGCGACGCACTGA
- a CDS encoding uncharacterized protein (COG:G;~EggNog:ENOG410PFE6;~InterPro:IPR020846,IPR011701,IPR036259;~PFAM:PF07690;~TransMembrane:12 (i34-59o71-91i103-122o128-150i162-180o192-211i247-271o291-311i332-351o357-380i392-410o422-444i);~go_function: GO:0022857 - transmembrane transporter activity [Evidence IEA];~go_process: GO:0055085 - transmembrane transport [Evidence IEA]), translating into MTFTPEATETQSLLEGQRTDHRKTPRSWSTPKKAAILGVVSFAVFNDAVGTGVVTPGATQIVREFQTTNPAATPFLISVHVIGMAIGPLVVSPASELWGRAPLMHISNLLFMASLAMSALSANMTTLLVARVITGMAGCIPIVLEGGFIADLVAAEKRGKIIAIWALAPVSGSAIGPIVAGELTLRFGWRTAFWAMFVVASVQTIMAMFVLQETSDPSVLRKHAKSEGSQSARWDAFKTAFARPVKLATLSPVVILSALMMSMAYVVFYILMSDLPVLFGDKYGFDSAQIGYSYISPTLGAVFGFTLLGGLADRVFQKRTLKRGMSKPQDRLAMISFEVLLVASGVLAYGWSAQAHMHWVVPLLGANLTMIGASGVVVSLQQYLTDYFGPHVPGAIAVCTVLRSVLGTVLPSTIPALYGTLGYGWGSTVLAGAVLLFCPIVSLLNRYEGYYEDA; encoded by the exons ATGACTTTCACGCCCGAGGCCACCGAGACGCAGAGTCTGCTGGAGGGCCAACGAACAGACCACAGGAAAACCCCCCGCTCGTGGTCGACTCCCAAAAAGGCGGCGATTCTGGGAGTGGTGTCTTTTGCCGTCTTCAACGA TGCTGTTGGAACCGGCGTCGTCACCCCGGGCGCAACTCAGATCGTCCGTGAATTCCAGACCACCAATCCCGCCGCCACTCCTTTCCTCATCTCTGTCCATGTCATTGGGATGGCCATCGGGCCGCTGGTCGTGTCCCCGGCCAGCGAGCTTTGGGGCCGCGCTCCGCTCATGCACATCTCGAACCTGCTGTTCATGGCCTCCCTGGCCATGAGTGCGCTGAGTGCGAATATGACAACATTACTGGTCGCCCGAGTGATAACCGGAATGGCGGGCTGCATTCCGATTGTCCTGGAAGGCGGATTCATCGCCGATCTGGTGGCCGCAGAGAAACGGGGGAAGATCATAGCGATATGGGCTTTGGCACCGGTGTCG GGGAGTGCAATCG GTCCGATTGTCGCCGGCGAACTGACGCTTCGATTTGGATGGAGGACTGCATTCTGGGCTATGTTTGTCGTG GCCTCCGTCCAGACAATCATGGCCATGTTCGTCCTCCAAGAGACCTCCGATCCCTCAGTCCTTCGAAAGCATGCCAAATCAGAAGGCTCCCAATCTGCTCGCTGGGACGCATTCAAGACAGCCTTTGCCCGCCCCGTTAAGCTCGCGACGTTGTCCCCCGTGGTCATCCTCTCTGCCTTGATGATGAGCATGGCATACGTCGTCTTCTACATCCTCATGTCCGACCTGCCTGTTCTATTCGGCGACAAGTACGGGTTCGACTCTGCACAGATTGGATATTCCTACATCAGTCCCACCCTTGGAGCCGTCTTTGGATTCACCCTTCTCGGCGGACTGGCCGATCGCGTCTTCCAGAAACGCACTCTCAAAAGGGGCATGAGCAAACCCCAGGACCGCCTCGCCATGATATCATTCGaagtcctcctcgtcgcctcTGGAGTCCTGGCCTACGGATGGTCCGCACAGGCCCATATGCACTGGGTCGTACCTCTCCTAGGCGCCAACCTGACCATGATCGGAGCGTCCGGGGTCGTCGTATCCCTGCAGCAATACCTGACGGATTACTTTGGGCCGCACGTCCCCGGCGCAATTGCAGTCTGCACTGTTCTGCGAAGTGTACTTGGCACTGTGCTGCCATCCACCATCCCGGCTTTGTACGGCACTCTTGGCTATGGGTGGGGGAGCACTGTTCTTGCGGGTGCAGTGCTGCTATTCTGCCCTATCGTGTCTCTACTTAATCGCTACGAGGGTTATTATGAAGATGCCTAA
- a CDS encoding fungal specific transcription factor domain-containing protein (COG:S;~EggNog:ENOG410PRK7) produces the protein MASSPHTLNLPYVATSAAEYLREKTSSTDTTEPVQKPETKTYPAESQPVECARRVIVVLHSGSAAHTGVDAENDSDKASAMPLLESFSAPDIRSARNVDRLIAKFTASESRGRGSILDPALPSFELNGPELAAGNEWDALLSSFWGIPQERSLSIGEVSNIDPEMYLIASRRLVEYLAGVDSTQHGFDMGQLHTFFAVENVQQCVAAYFQNVHPRAPIVYLPGLDLELASIPLLLPMVLLGAVCGQSDELASLAAAFCDIGEESVFESEIFQDMVYSPQQAGYAHDNISDAGIQCIQGALCMILIQKSTPDLRTQRRIRVQRFPALISAVRASCLTRARHREVTGGGLGWDTFIREEVCCRVMSFICVLDNYFVMFCNQPPCLQPMELSFQLPIESRTVDIMSDSSIRGLEVLKDLRQPPVLNELTQRMFSNKWQDDPTLMSNLGVFDMYILACAFHPIVFSYQSSPAYANTLSTLETALNRWEALWEKLRSSYWSSDEMSRADIMMFAPEIVSLAKAYLHIPISKRGGIARDFALDLRRILKGAGKPL, from the exons ATGGCCAGCTCACCGCAC ACACTCAACCTGCCGTACGTTGCCACTTCTGCGGCAGAGTATTTACGAGAAA AGACGTCCTCCACCGACACTACAGAACCTGTCCAAAAGCCAGAAACGAAGACATACCCGGCCGAAAGCCAGCCGGTCGAATGCGCAAGGCGTGTGATCGTTGTGCTACACTCCGGGTCGGCT GCGCATACTGGAGTCGACGCAGAGAATGACTCCGACAAAGCTAGTGCGATGCCCCTGCTAGAGAGCTTCTCCGCTCCAGATATTCGCTCTGCGCGCAATGTAGACCGTCTTATTGCCAAGTTCACGGCGTCGGAATCgcgaggcagaggcagcatCTTGGATCCCGCCCTCCCGAGCTTCGAACTTAATGGCCCTGAGCTTGCGGCTGGGAATGAGTGGGATGCGCTGCTTAGTAGCTTTTGGGGTATTCCCCAAGAGAGGTCATTGTCTATTGGGGAGGTCTCGAATATTGACCCGGAGATGTACCTGATCGCGTCTAGGCGGCTCGTCGAATACCTCGCGGGGGTAGATTCTACGCAGCATGGGTTCGACATGGGCCAGCTACATACGTTCTTTGCTGTAGAAAATGTTCAGCAATGCGTCGCTGCGTACTTTCAAAATGTCCACCCCCGGGCTCCGATCGTCTATCTGCCCGGTCTCGATCTGGAACTCGCTTCCATACCGTTGCTTCTGCCGATGGTGTTACTGGGAGCTGTGTGTGGACAGTCAGACGAGCTGGCAAGCCTTGCAGCAGCGTTCTGTGATATCGGAGAAGAATCCGTCTTTGAGAGTGAGATCTTTCAAGACATGGTGTATAGCCCGCAGCAGGCTGGGTATGCACACGACAACATCTCCGACGCAGGGATCCAGTGCATCCAGGGCGCGCTGTGCATGATTCTTATTCAAAAGTCGACCCCTGATTTGCGGACCCAGCGGCGGATTCGAGTCCAGCGGTTTCCGGCTTTGATATCGGCTGTGCGGGCGTCGTGCCTGACTAGAGCTCGGCATCGGGAGGTTACAGGTGGTGGGCTGGGTTGGGATACGTTTATCCGAGAGGAAGTATGCTGTCG GGTTATGAGTTTTATCTGTGTGCTGGACAACTACTTCGTCATGTTCTGCAACCAACCTCCATGCCTCCAGCCCATGGAACTGTCCTTCCAACTCCCGATTGAGTCGAGAACGGTTGATATAATGAGTGACTCGAGCATTCGAGGTCTAGAAGTATTGAAAGATCTCCGGCAGCCTCCTGTTCTCAACGAGCTCACCCAGCGCATGTTCAGCAATAAATGGCAGGACGACCCAACTCTAATGTCGAACCTTGGAGTCTTTGACATGTATATCCTCGCCTGTG CATTCCACCCAATCGTGTTCAGCTACCAATCTAGTCCCGCCTACGCAAACACACTCTCGACTCTTGAAACAGCCCTTAACCGATGGGAGGCCCTTTGGGAAAAACTACGCAGCTCCTATTGGAGCTCTGATGAAATGTCCCGCGCGGACATTATGATGTTTGCACCTGAGATTGTCTCCCTTGCCAAGGCGTACTTGCATATACCTATATCCAAGCGCGGCGGTATCGCAAGGGACTTTGCGCTCGATCTACGGCGGATACTAAAAGGAGCAGGGAAGCCATTGTAG
- a CDS encoding uncharacterized protein (COG:S;~EggNog:ENOG410PSN3;~InterPro:IPR023213): MATSLRSARVLLQSKDAVRWRSKDATTFDRNTDAIEDFYYWNGAQNSRNGRRHLDLTVTARLRVDPQADIQPDHARAAWVNLQQRHPALASSVHGSKRIYQKMDEEQLTKWLNKTFVVLPDEEEITPEVLDSLPATDMPAMHFLPDSMTFALRTPHHLMDALGTIILFNDFLTELSRTLLGEIDTQDEPVDLAYSLKEAASLPSASIAQRARLWNIRRRWLRSYPTVGVVPDQEGPQSGLSSWRDLEYTPAETKEIIAKAKKHKMSVTHVIHAGVAFAAKEYGPFQLTRNYNSVILVDMRRRFTDEPSRQRDALSPQHAMWPVSVQVTSFWKTAEILKNEYQEVVKDADLPALVEPVFAETLPGASSSCETFHSAPIFGNCGRIDERLESSYDGFAVDDFSLSVECSGEEIVMAVWTYQDKLRIRAMFNEGYHSAKSIEQYMWLTEVALKNGLGVGKVHSWWP; the protein is encoded by the coding sequence ATGGCCACTTCGCTCCGTTCAGCCCGCGTGCTCTTGCAGTCCAAAGACGCCGTGCGATGGCGCTCAAAAGACGCAACAACCTTCGACAGAAATACCGACGCAATAGAAGACTTTTACTACTGGAACGGAGCCCAGAATTCCCGGAACGGCCGGCGGCATCTCGATCTCACCGTCACCGCGCGCCTGCGAGTCGATCCCCAGGCCGATATCCAACCCGACCATGCCCGCGCTGCATGGGTTAATCTGCAGCAGAGACACCCCGCCCTCGCATCCTCCGTGCACGGCTCAAAACGAATATACCAGAAAAtggacgaggagcagctGACGAAGTGGCTGAACAAGACCTTTGTGGTGCTGccggacgaggaggaaataACGCCAGAGGTGCTCGACAGTCTGCCCGCGACAGATATGCCGGCGATGCACTTTTTACCAGACTCGATGACATTCGCCCTGCGGACGCCTCATCACCTCATGGATGCGCTGGGGACGATTATCCTGTTCAATGACTTCCTCACCGAGCTGAGCAGGACGCTGCTCGGCGAGATCGATACGCAAGACGAGCCAGTGGATCTGGCATACAGCCTTAAAGAAGCGGCATCGTTACCCTCCGCATCAATAGCACAGCGCGCTCGGCTGTGGAATATCCGCCGTCGGTGGCTGCGCAGTTACCCTACAGTGGGCGTGGTGCCGGACCAGGAGGGTCCTCAATCAGGGCTCTCGTCATGGCGCGACCTCGAGTATACCCCCGCCGAGACGAAGGAGATCATCgcaaaggcgaagaagcacAAAATGTCAGTGACGCATGTCATCCATGCGGGAGTCGCCTTTGCAGCGAAGGAGTATGGCCCGTTCCAGCTCACCCGGAACTACAATTCGGTCATTCTGGTGGACATGCGCCGGCGCTTCACGGACGAGCCGTCACGGCAGAGAGACGCCCTCTCCCCGCAGCACGCGATGTGGCCGGTTTCGGTCCAGGTGACGAGTTTTTGGAAGACGGCGGAGATTTTGAAGAACGAGTACCAGGAGGTTGTCAAGGACGCGGACCTGCCGGCACTCGTTGAGCCTGTCTTTGCGGAAACGCTCCCCGGTGCGTCCTCGTCGTGCGAGACATTCCACAGCGCCCCGATATTCGGCAACTGTGGCAGGATTGATGAGCGGCTGGAGTCTTCGTATGACGGCTTTGCGGTGGACGACTTTTCGCTGTCGGTCGAGTGCTCGGGCGAGGAAATCGTCATGGCTGTGTGGACGTACCAGGACAAGCTGCGGATCAGGGCGATGTTCAACGAGGGATATCACAGCGCGAAGAGCATCGAGCAGTACATGTGGTTGACGGAGGTGGCCCTCAAGAATGGGCTGGGGGTGGGCAAGGTGCACAGCTGGTGGCCATAA
- a CDS encoding uncharacterized protein (COG:S;~EggNog:ENOG410PU0X;~TransMembrane:3 (n9-20c25/26o49-67i79-97o103-120i)): MPDPTLLKVAGYGSLIVSLLHAASGRKFQRAREFQALPNAAYTFSMSGWYQGSGYLILAGLLNFHWAQNPSLLEEPLGQAMASVLSVMAWTVSGWYLWRGLTIDGVIIAAAGLFQAWAALK; encoded by the exons ATGCCAGACCCTACTCTCCTCAAGGTTGCCGGCTACGGCTCCCTGATCGTATCCCTCTTACACGCG GCATCCGGAAGGAAATTCCAACGCGCGCGCGAATTCCAAGCCCTCCCAAATGCCGCATACACATTCAGCATGAGCGGGTGGTACCAGGGCAGCGGGTACCTCATCCTAGCTG GCCTGCTGAATTTCCACTGGGCGCAGAACCCGAGTCTTCTAGAGGAACCTCTGGGGCAGGCCATGGCGTCTGTGCTTTCGGTCATGGCTTGGACTGTCTCGGGCTGGTACCTGTGGAGGGGCCTTACGATTGACGGGGTGATTATAGCGGCTGCGGGGTTGTTCCAGGCTTGGGCGGCTCTGAAATGA
- a CDS encoding uncharacterized protein (COG:S;~EggNog:ENOG410PMIB;~InterPro:IPR036305;~TransMembrane:7 (o20-43i55-83o89-111i155-176o212-229i241-263o275-296i)) has product MGSELGIDEHTKPEAVYSPVAIWWDVWAAVWSIVIGAGMFYLIKRRNNPILRVRSLSLSLSAIGLLHLYWIACQIAVMIGPIMPGDVQFWVMGIYLPCGLALFHASNSYFLHVAKMQKKYAKYSFLVDSTPDAKRSNMGPGLISRFRRLDYTLKLVIFVAIAMVGQILLTVIMWVMSRKYHPSFGIPGTEVHGSDMKILTEQGRGWEWWPGVFWQFFWSWIVAPIILWNSRHIHDTQGWRVQTIACAIAGLHATPMWLIALYVPAFEVVNKVWVPPQWICLSIVVMEIFTVLLPCWEVFRQQSLKKETLEAIRQWEVRTKGANSETKSLGSTATMVDSMMSGWKSNNDSVLSDNSARESILNMSALEYVLERNPTPLQRFSALNDFSGENVAFLTSIAEWKASLPKAMTDAAAGEPDEATKEAIREAFNRALYIYAEFISVRHAEFPVNISSQDLKKLDNVFESPALILYGDEGSTIDRATPFEAAMPSPAYSEFSESSLAAIKNRAEYVGDMPRGFGASVFDDAEHSIKYLVLTNTWPKFVKNRRSSTDSLETLQAEAV; this is encoded by the exons ATGGGGTCCGAACTCGGTATTGACGAACACACCAAGCCCGAGGCTGTCTACAGCCCGGTGGCCATCTGGTGGGATGTCTGGGCCGCCGTCTGGTCTATAGTCATCGGAGCTGGCATGTTCTATCTGATCAAgcgccgcaacaaccccatccTGCGAGTCCGctctctctcgctctctctttctgctatcggtcttcttcatctgtACTGGATTGCCTGCCAGATTGCCGTCATGATCGGCCCCATCATGCCCGGCGACGTGCAGTTCTGGGTCATGGGCATCTATCTGCCCTGTGGCCTGGCCCTGTTCCACGCCTCCAACAGTTACTTCCTGCATGTCGCGAAGATGCAGAAGAAGTACGCCAAATAcagcttcctcgtcgacTCGACGCCTGACGCCAAGCGCTCCAACATGGGGCCTGGCCTGATCAGCCGCTTCCGCCGTCTGGACTATACCCTGAagctcgtcatcttcgtggccattgccatggTTGGACAG ATCCTCCTCACCGTCATCATGTGGGTGATGTCGCGCAAGTACCACCCGTCGTTCGGTATCCCCGGCACTGAGGTGCACGGCAGCGACATGAAGATCCTGACCGAGCAGGGCCGTGGCTGGGAATGGTGGCCTGGCGTGTTCTGGCAGTTCTTCTGGTCGTGGATTGTTGCGCCCATCATTCTGTGGAACTCGCGCCACATCCACGACACCCAGGGCTGGCGTGTGCAGACCATTGCCTGTGCCATTGCCGGTCTCCACGCGACTCCCATGTGGCTCATCGCTCTCTACGTCCCTGCGTTCGAAGTCGTCAACAAGGTCTGGGTTCCTCCCCAGTGGATCTGCCTGTCCATCGTCGTCATGGAGATCTTCACCGTCCTGCTCCCCTGCTGGGAAGTCTTCCGCCAGCAGTCCCTCAAGAAGGAAACCCTCGAGGCCATCAGGCAGTGGGAAGTCCGCACCAAGGGCGCCAACTCGGAGACCAAGTCGCTCGGCTCGACTGCTACTATGGTCGACTCGATGATGTCCGGCTGGAAGTCCAACAACGACTCCGTCCTCAGCGACAACAGTGCCCGCGAGAGCATCCTCAACATGAGCGCCCTGGAATACGTCCTCGAACGCAACCCTACCCCCCTGCAGCGCTTCTCGGCCCTGAACGACTTCTCCGGCGAGAACGTCGCTTTCCTGACTTCTATCGCCGAGTGGAAGGCCAGCCTGCCCAAGGCCATGACTGATGCTGCCGCCGGCGAGCCCGACGAGGCTACCAAGGAGGCCATCCGCGAAGCCTTCAACCGAGCCCTCTACATCTACGCCGAGTTCATCAGTGTGCGCCACGCCGAGTTCCCCGTCAACATCTCCTCGCAGGACCTCAAGAAGCTCGACAACGTGTTCGAATCGCCCGCTCTGATCCTCTACGGCGACGAGGGCAGCACCATCGACCGCGCCACCCCGTTCGAGGCCGCCATGCCCTCGCCCGCATACTCCGAGTTCAGCGAGAGCTCGCTCGCGGCGATCAAGAACCGCGCCGAGTACGTCGGCGACATGCCGCGCGGGTTCGGCGCGTCGGTCTTCGACGACGCAGAGCACAGCATCAAGTACCTGGTGCTCACCAACACGTGGCCCAAGTTCGTCAAGAACCGGCGCTCGTCGACGGACTCGCTCGAGACGCTGCAGGCTGAGGCTGTATAA
- a CDS encoding uncharacterized protein (COG:S;~EggNog:ENOG410QAW4;~TransMembrane:6 (o25-50i105-126o138-158i170-190o220-241i373-393o)) encodes MQINCSSIWQYKQVYDGNVEYDADIVGAGAIASFTFTAVMALVTTIAPFVTYSVPEELTNEIDELICRALRIMLNASERVLRLSKRTGIERGEASQERLEAFQSFMISVSDQVLASEIAILVAAFARYSDITLYSVNVVVALGCLASTVHLALIPLLIRRIEDHHVTKLLRCLLMMVAAAILVTLLVLQLSQSWQSYEHVYFRCAVKDFGLGWYYLYSNWAFIAMRLMVLYFIIYTTYDVIRLLYSKPRRDANPTAASASSDSIGGIAEIKDQSHRHLVPKYTTRSQKQRVRRVWLRYKARQAAGKKIGLRKQKFKAFTLAETWAFYECQDSFTWRVLWLLSGNIYGITDVFSTRADSSTMSGNRDTMGYGQIVSLVLLVLPFFAAAESIYGWSPQCHKRGDKS; translated from the exons ATGCAAATTAATTGCTCGTCGATTTGGCAATACAAGCAGGTGTATGACGGCAACGTGGAGTATGATGCGGATATTGTCGGTGCAGGG GCTATTGCAAGCTTTACTTTCACTGCAGTAATGGCGCTGGTCACAACGATTGCTCCATTTGTCACCTATTCTGTTCCAGAAGAACTCACGAATGAAATAGACGAGCTTATCTGCCGGGCTTTGCGCATCATGCTAAATGCATCTGAGAGAGTCTTACGGCTGTCAAAGAGAACAGGCATCGAAAGGGGTGAAGCAAGCCAAGAGCGCCTCGAAGCGTTTCAGTCCTTCATGATCTCCGTTAGCGACCAGGTCCTCGCCTCGGAAATAGCCATTTTGGTTGCAGCCTTTGCGAGATATAGCGACATCACACTCTACTCTGTGAACGTTGTTGTGGCGTTAGGATGTCTGGCATCAACTGTCCACCTTGCACTGATACCCCTGCTGATCCGAAGAATCGAAGACCACCATGTCACCAAGCTATTGAGGTGCCTTTTGAtgatggtggcggcggcaaTCCTTGTTACACTCCTGGTGCTGCAGCTCTCACAGAGCTGGCAGTCTTATGAGCATGTCTACTTTCGCTGCGCTGTCAAGGACTTTGGATTGGGCTGGTACTACCTCTATTCCAACTGGGCTTTCATTGCAATGCGGCTTATGGTGTTGTATTTCATCATATATACTACTTACGATGTCATTCGACTCTTGTACTCGAAGCCCCGTCGCGATGCCAATCCCACTGCCGCCAGTGCGAGCTCAGATTCCATCGGCGGTATTGCTGAAATAAAAGATCAAAGCCACCGCCACCTCGTTCCTAAGTATACGACGCGTTCCCAAAAACAGAGAGTCCGGAGAGTGTGGCTGCGATATAAGGCTCGACAGGCTGCTGGCAAGAAGATAGGCTTGAGGAAGCAAAAGTTCAAGGCTTTTACACTTGCGGAAACCTGGGCGTTCTACGAGTGTCAGGACAGCTTTACGTGGAGGGTACTGTGGCTTCTCTCTGGGAACATTTACGGGATCACCGATGTATTTTCGACGAGAGCTGACTCGAGCACCATGTCTGGAAACCGTGACACGATGGGCTATGGTCAGATTGTGTCCCTTGTGCTGCTGGTACTTCCCTTCTTCGCTGCAGCGGAGAGCATATACGGTTGGTCACCGCAATGCCACAAACGCGGCGACAAGAGCTAA
- a CDS encoding uncharacterized protein (COG:Q;~EggNog:ENOG410PMFX;~InterPro:IPR002347,IPR036291;~PFAM:PF00106,PF13460,PF13561,PF08659,PF01370;~go_process: GO:0055114 - oxidation-reduction process [Evidence IEA]): MTVLKTMTRIFITGSSDGIGQAAAKLLAEQGHSVVLHARNADRAASAHKAVPKAEAVLVGDLSSISETKKLAEDANNLTPEPFDTVIHNAGIGYGGTSSTETTADKISAVFAVNTLAPYILTCKMKRPTERLLYMSSDSHYGGDESLRNATQSHSYGNSKLHDVMLANAFARRWGDEIQIVSMHPGWVRTKMGGSMAPGGMDKPAKALAEWAAGQGILAKLRSGTFFTTRGEESAHPGAAKVNKQEELLGICREVSGVDIP; this comes from the coding sequence ATGACAGTTCTCAAGACCATGACTCGAATATTCATCACCGGCTCCAGCGACGGCATCGGGCAAGCCGCCGCAAAGCTCCTCGCCGAGCAGGGCCACTCGGTCGTCCTGCACGCCCGCAACGCCGACCGCGCAGCCTCAGCGCACAAGGCCGTCCCCAAAGCCGAAGCCGTACTGGTCGGCGACCTGAGCTCGATCTCCGAGACAAAGAAGCTCGCAGAGGACGCTAACAATCTCACACCGGAGCCCTTCGACACCGTCATCCACAACGCCGGGATCGGATACGGCGGGACCTCCAGCACGGAGACTACCGCTGATAAGATCTCGGCTGTGTTCGCGGTTAATACGCTCGCACCGTATATCCTCACCTGCAAGATGAAGCGGCCGACCGAGAGACTGCTGTATATGAGCTCGGACAGCCACTACGGGGGCGACGAGAGCCTGCGCAACGCGACGCAGTCACACTCGTACGGGAACAGCAAACTGCACGACGTGATGCTGGCGAATGCATTTGCTAGACGGTGGGGGGACGAGATTCAGATTGTCAGCATGCATCCGGGCTGGGTGCGCACGAAGATGGGCGGCAGTATGGCGCCGGGGGGGATGGATAAGCCGGCTAAGGCGCTGGCGGAGTGGGCCGCGGGGCAGGGCATCCTGGCGAAGCTCAGGAGTGGCACGTTCTTCACGACGAGGGGGGAAGAGTCGGCGCATCCGGGGGCTGCGAAGGTGAACaagcaggaggagctgttggGCATTTGCAGGGAGGTCTCAGGGGTAGATATTCCGTAG